A part of SAR86 cluster bacterium genomic DNA contains:
- the csrA gene encoding carbon storage regulator CsrA has protein sequence MLVLSRKTDEALIIGDDIKITVLDIRGGQVRIGISAPPSVKIHREEIYDKISSMES, from the coding sequence ATGTTAGTTCTAAGTAGGAAAACTGATGAGGCATTAATTATAGGGGACGATATTAAGATTACTGTTCTTGATATACGAGGCGGACAAGTTAGGATTGGAATAAGTGCTCCACCTTCAGTTAAAATACACAGAGAAGAGATTTACGATAAGATTTCTTCTATGGAATCTTAA